A section of the Gallus gallus isolate bGalGal1 chromosome 4, bGalGal1.mat.broiler.GRCg7b, whole genome shotgun sequence genome encodes:
- the NHSL2 gene encoding NHS-like protein 2 isoform X10: MEQLHQEAQLNLQSLLQEEYEEQYAESRVTGQTFRAAGHPSPSTPTEPSPRPPPSKRLEFVLMPPSRRADEEESSSASTLGVRPPDTSLSLPTTPDKQTAWPRAFPLPTVEEKQWHQSCSVQTNVVPINVSGQHFARHASARHSLFNTETAMNPKSTLRRRRTIIGFPNMSLRDQGSTNGPAHTTHPPIAESLSCSFEATAGRKPSQQTSPHQPPSAPLRKTFSDLGGTLQARCCPPPSPMDNVAAPGTCNGPQGSSFPPAWGANSFGYTTPPSPAAGQEVSPGSSAMGSPTGTERAASFFIAQEERAGSAGPGSFTTATPESPPGSGGIRRCDGQEARVNFSPTNKEPEPAPEPSRLGVERGGCRFRERSLSVPTDSGSLCSVDIAYAEARRGSTNCALGYPSAGSEGSTSTDNVSLGPEPDGQRRRRSKSISLKKAKKKPSPPTRSVSLIKDGQDSPAALGLPHDQRPKSLCIPLDPAGHRVVHADPQGREPDSPAAPHQWYLADWKSGEPYRSLSGSSTATGTTAIECVKARGSSESLMSPSISRATTPSQLSAEADLKTSSPGRPTGLMSPSSGYSSQSETPTPTVPTSAILGHSPHQVRVRPLVPERKSSLPPTSPMERSPKSRLSFELPLTPPAHLDLSGLKISLKGKTKVSRHHSDSTFGTKLVQKTSPIQPIMPVVTQSDLRSVRLRSVSRSEPEDNTDGPEHAEELPRVPCPGPERRVKPPVAEKPPLAKRPPCILPKPVALREEGPLSPTSPPSIATKDSLVLRKGDPWRGPGQPRRLSQGSLEDKPRPEAERRKAKVPPPVPKKPSVLYLPLTPAPVQQAGGVGDPAPTPSPIITLDAEPSCCQPDADGPTPTEVPGTAQAGETPSEQGSSSEAGTEEKSFASDKTADSIAEEDDDVFMASRTTEDLFTVIHRSKRKVLGRKEPGDSFGNRPNSHSPVKTSGSPTGESPAAAVSTGKSSSRNEDFKALLQKKSSKTSSGTRPSAAELLKTTNPLARRVMMEFAPELDGANSQP, from the exons ATGGAGCAACTGCACCAGGAGGCTCAGCTCAAcctgcagagcctgctgcaAG AGGAGTATGAGGAGCAGTATGCTGAGAGCAGAGTGACTGGGCAGACCTTCCGTGCCGCCGGCCACCCATCCCCCAGCACCCCCACGGAGCCCTCGCCCCGGCCCCCGCCCTCCAAGCGCCTCGAGTTTGTGCTTATG CCCCCGAGCCGGCGAGCCGatgaggaggagagcagcagtgccagcacgcTGGGCGTGAGACCACCCGACACCTCCCTGAGCCTCCCCACCACCCCCGACAAGCAGACAGCCTGGCCCAGGGCCTTCCCCCTGCCCACCGTGGAGGAGAAGCAGTGGCACcagtcctgctctgtgcagaccAACGTGGTCCCCATCAATGTCTCGG GGCAGCACTTTGCTAGGCACGCGAGTGCTCGTCACTCCCTGTTTAACACAGAGACCGCGATGAACCCCAAGTCCACCCTGCGGCGTAGACGGACCATTATTGGATTCCCTAACATGTCCCTGCGAGACCAAG GCAGCACCAACGGCCCCGCGCACACCACACACCCACCCATCGCTGAGTCCCTGTCCTGCAGCTTTGAGGCCACGGCTGGGAGGAAGCCCTCCCAGCAGACCAGCCCCCACCAGCCgccctctgccccactgaggAAGACCTTCAGTGACCTCGGGGGCACGCTGCAGGCACGCTGCTGCCCACCGCCATCCCCCATGGACAACGTGGCCGCCCCCGGCACCTGCAACGGACCGCAGGGATCCTCTTTTCCCCCAGCCTGGGGTGCCAACTCCTTCGGATACAccaccccccccagccctgctgccggCCAGGAGGTCTCACCGGGCAGCTCCGCCATGGGCTCACCCACCGGCACCGAGCGGGCCGCCTCCTTCTTCATCGCTCAGGAGGAGCGTGCGGGGAGCGCTGGGCCCGGCTCCTTCACCACCGCGACGCCTGAGTCTCCTCCTGGCTCTGGGGGCATCCGGAGGTGTGATGGCCAAGAAGCCAGGGTGAACTTTTCACCCACAAACAAAGAGCCGGAGCCGGCACCGGAGCCATCGCGCCTGGGGGTGGAGCGGGGAGGGTGCCGCTTCCGCGAGCGCTCGCTGTCGGTGCCCACCGACTCGGGGTCCCTCTGCTCCGTGGACATTGCCTACGCCGAAGCCCGGCGGGGCAGCACCAACTGTGCCCTGGGCTACCCCAGCGCCGGCTCCGagggcagcaccagcactgaTAACGTCTCGCTGGGGCCGGAGCCGGAcgggcagcggcggcggcgctccAAGAGCATCTCCCTCAAGAAGGCCAAGAAGAAGCCCTCGCCGCCCACCCGCAGTGTGTCGCTGATCAAGGACGGGCAGGACAGCCCggctgccctggggctgccccatgaTCAGAGACCCAAGAGCCTGTGCATCCCGCTGGACCCTGCTGGGCACCGGGTGGTGCACGCAGACCCCCAGGGCAGAGAGCCCGACAGCccggctgccccccaccagtgGTACCTGGCAGACTGGAAGAGTGGTGAGCCCTACCGGTCCCTCTCCGGCTCCAGCACGGCCACGGGGACTACGGCCATCGAGTGCGTGAAGGCACGGGGCAGCTCGGAGTCCCTCATGTCCCCCTCTATCTCCAGGGCCACAACGccctcccagctctcagcagagGCTGACCTCAAAACCTCCTCCCCGGGCAGGCCCACCGGGCTGATGTCCCCATCCAGCGGGTACTCCAGCCAGTCGGAGACCCCCACACCCACCGTCCCCACCTCGGCCATCCTCGGGCACTCACCACACCAGGTGCGGGTGAGGCCGCTGGTTCCCGAGAGGAAGTCCTCGCtgccccccacgtcccccatgGAGCGGAGCCCCAAGTCCAGGCTGTCCTTCGAGCTGCCGCTCACACCGCCCGCCCACCTCGACCTCTCGGGGCTGAAGATCTCCCTGAAGGGGAAGACGAAGGTCAGCCGGCACCACTCCGACTCCACCTTCGGCACCAAGCTGGTCCAGAAGACCAGTCCCATCCAGCCCATCATGCCCGTGGTCACCCAGTCAGACCTGCGCTCTGTCCGTCTGCGCTCCGTCAGCCGCTCCGAGCCGGAGGACAACACTGACGGCCCAGAGCACGCCGAGGAACTGCCACGTGTTCCCTGCCCGGGGCCGGAGAGGAGAGTGAAGCCGCCGGTAGCAGAGAAGCCACCATTGGCCAAGCGGCCCCCGTGCATCCTGCCCAAGCCCGTGGCCCTGCGGGAGGAGGGCCCCCTGTCCCCCACATCCCCGCCGAGCATCGCCACCAAGGACAGCTTGGTGCTGCGGAAAGGGGATCCGTGgaggggccccgggcagccccggCGGCTCTCGCAGGGCAGCCTGGAGGACAAGCCACGGCCCGAGGCAGAGCGCAGGAAGGCCAAGGTGCCGCCGCCAGTGCCCAAGAAGCCCAGCGTGCTCTACCTGCCGCTCACCCCGGCCCCGGTGCAGCAGGCGGGGGGTGTGGGGGACCCGGcgcccacccccagccccatcatCACGCTGgatgcagagcccagctgctgccaacCTGACGCTGATGGCCCAACACCCACTGAGGTCCCAGGCACAGCACAAGCTGGCGAGACCCCCTCGGAGCAAG GCAGCTCGTCTGAGGCTGGCACAGAGGAGAAGAGCTTTGCCAGCGACAAGACGGCCGACTCCATCGCTGAGGAAGACGACGATGTCTTCATGGCATCCCGTACCACAGAGGATCTCTTCACCGTCATTCACAG GTCCAAGAGGAAGGTTCTGGGGCGGAAGGAGCCTGGCGACAGCTTTGGCAACCGACCCAATTCCCACTCTCCTGTGAAGACGTCGGGCTCACCGACCGGCGAgtcccctgcagcagcagtgagcaccGGGAAGTCCTCCAGCAGGAATGAAGATTTTAAGGCTCTGCTCCAGAAGAAGAGCAGTAAAACCAGCAGCGGTACCCGGCCGTCTGCAGCTGAACTGCTCAAGACCACAAACCCACTGGCTCGGAGGGTCATGATGGAGTTTGCCCCTGAGCTAGATGGTGCAAACAGCCAGCCCTAA
- the NHSL2 gene encoding NHS-like protein 2 isoform X8: MGNAQRKAPRSQRRGRMRAATATSNLDLESKKAAPTKLSWQQPVNVFLAAGRPPGMEQLHQEAQLNLQSLLQEEYEEQYAESRVTGQTFRAAGHPSPSTPTEPSPRPPPSKRLEFVLMPPSRRADEEESSSASTLGVRPPDTSLSLPTTPDKQTAWPRAFPLPTVEEKQWHQSCSVQTNVVPINVSGSTNGPAHTTHPPIAESLSCSFEATAGRKPSQQTSPHQPPSAPLRKTFSDLGGTLQARCCPPPSPMDNVAAPGTCNGPQGSSFPPAWGANSFGYTTPPSPAAGQEVSPGSSAMGSPTGTERAASFFIAQEERAGSAGPGSFTTATPESPPGSGGIRRCDGQEARVNFSPTNKEPEPAPEPSRLGVERGGCRFRERSLSVPTDSGSLCSVDIAYAEARRGSTNCALGYPSAGSEGSTSTDNVSLGPEPDGQRRRRSKSISLKKAKKKPSPPTRSVSLIKDGQDSPAALGLPHDQRPKSLCIPLDPAGHRVVHADPQGREPDSPAAPHQWYLADWKSGEPYRSLSGSSTATGTTAIECVKARGSSESLMSPSISRATTPSQLSAEADLKTSSPGRPTGLMSPSSGYSSQSETPTPTVPTSAILGHSPHQVRVRPLVPERKSSLPPTSPMERSPKSRLSFELPLTPPAHLDLSGLKISLKGKTKVSRHHSDSTFGTKLVQKTSPIQPIMPVVTQSDLRSVRLRSVSRSEPEDNTDGPEHAEELPRVPCPGPERRVKPPVAEKPPLAKRPPCILPKPVALREEGPLSPTSPPSIATKDSLVLRKGDPWRGPGQPRRLSQGSLEDKPRPEAERRKAKVPPPVPKKPSVLYLPLTPAPVQQAGGVGDPAPTPSPIITLDAEPSCCQPDADGPTPTEVPGTAQAGETPSEQGSSSEAGTEEKSFASDKTADSIAEEDDDVFMASRTTEDLFTVIHRSKRKVLGRKEPGDSFGNRPNSHSPVKTSGSPTGESPAAAVSTGKSSSRNEDFKALLQKKSSKTSSGTRPSAAELLKTTNPLARRVMMEFAPELDGANSQP, from the exons CCACCTCTAACCTGGACTTGGAGAGCAAGAAAGCCGCCCCCACCAAGCTGTCATGGCAGCAGCCAGTGAACGTCTTCCTGGCTGCCGGCCGCCCGCCCGGCATGGAGCAACTGCACCAGGAGGCTCAGCTCAAcctgcagagcctgctgcaAG AGGAGTATGAGGAGCAGTATGCTGAGAGCAGAGTGACTGGGCAGACCTTCCGTGCCGCCGGCCACCCATCCCCCAGCACCCCCACGGAGCCCTCGCCCCGGCCCCCGCCCTCCAAGCGCCTCGAGTTTGTGCTTATG CCCCCGAGCCGGCGAGCCGatgaggaggagagcagcagtgccagcacgcTGGGCGTGAGACCACCCGACACCTCCCTGAGCCTCCCCACCACCCCCGACAAGCAGACAGCCTGGCCCAGGGCCTTCCCCCTGCCCACCGTGGAGGAGAAGCAGTGGCACcagtcctgctctgtgcagaccAACGTGGTCCCCATCAATGTCTCGG GCAGCACCAACGGCCCCGCGCACACCACACACCCACCCATCGCTGAGTCCCTGTCCTGCAGCTTTGAGGCCACGGCTGGGAGGAAGCCCTCCCAGCAGACCAGCCCCCACCAGCCgccctctgccccactgaggAAGACCTTCAGTGACCTCGGGGGCACGCTGCAGGCACGCTGCTGCCCACCGCCATCCCCCATGGACAACGTGGCCGCCCCCGGCACCTGCAACGGACCGCAGGGATCCTCTTTTCCCCCAGCCTGGGGTGCCAACTCCTTCGGATACAccaccccccccagccctgctgccggCCAGGAGGTCTCACCGGGCAGCTCCGCCATGGGCTCACCCACCGGCACCGAGCGGGCCGCCTCCTTCTTCATCGCTCAGGAGGAGCGTGCGGGGAGCGCTGGGCCCGGCTCCTTCACCACCGCGACGCCTGAGTCTCCTCCTGGCTCTGGGGGCATCCGGAGGTGTGATGGCCAAGAAGCCAGGGTGAACTTTTCACCCACAAACAAAGAGCCGGAGCCGGCACCGGAGCCATCGCGCCTGGGGGTGGAGCGGGGAGGGTGCCGCTTCCGCGAGCGCTCGCTGTCGGTGCCCACCGACTCGGGGTCCCTCTGCTCCGTGGACATTGCCTACGCCGAAGCCCGGCGGGGCAGCACCAACTGTGCCCTGGGCTACCCCAGCGCCGGCTCCGagggcagcaccagcactgaTAACGTCTCGCTGGGGCCGGAGCCGGAcgggcagcggcggcggcgctccAAGAGCATCTCCCTCAAGAAGGCCAAGAAGAAGCCCTCGCCGCCCACCCGCAGTGTGTCGCTGATCAAGGACGGGCAGGACAGCCCggctgccctggggctgccccatgaTCAGAGACCCAAGAGCCTGTGCATCCCGCTGGACCCTGCTGGGCACCGGGTGGTGCACGCAGACCCCCAGGGCAGAGAGCCCGACAGCccggctgccccccaccagtgGTACCTGGCAGACTGGAAGAGTGGTGAGCCCTACCGGTCCCTCTCCGGCTCCAGCACGGCCACGGGGACTACGGCCATCGAGTGCGTGAAGGCACGGGGCAGCTCGGAGTCCCTCATGTCCCCCTCTATCTCCAGGGCCACAACGccctcccagctctcagcagagGCTGACCTCAAAACCTCCTCCCCGGGCAGGCCCACCGGGCTGATGTCCCCATCCAGCGGGTACTCCAGCCAGTCGGAGACCCCCACACCCACCGTCCCCACCTCGGCCATCCTCGGGCACTCACCACACCAGGTGCGGGTGAGGCCGCTGGTTCCCGAGAGGAAGTCCTCGCtgccccccacgtcccccatgGAGCGGAGCCCCAAGTCCAGGCTGTCCTTCGAGCTGCCGCTCACACCGCCCGCCCACCTCGACCTCTCGGGGCTGAAGATCTCCCTGAAGGGGAAGACGAAGGTCAGCCGGCACCACTCCGACTCCACCTTCGGCACCAAGCTGGTCCAGAAGACCAGTCCCATCCAGCCCATCATGCCCGTGGTCACCCAGTCAGACCTGCGCTCTGTCCGTCTGCGCTCCGTCAGCCGCTCCGAGCCGGAGGACAACACTGACGGCCCAGAGCACGCCGAGGAACTGCCACGTGTTCCCTGCCCGGGGCCGGAGAGGAGAGTGAAGCCGCCGGTAGCAGAGAAGCCACCATTGGCCAAGCGGCCCCCGTGCATCCTGCCCAAGCCCGTGGCCCTGCGGGAGGAGGGCCCCCTGTCCCCCACATCCCCGCCGAGCATCGCCACCAAGGACAGCTTGGTGCTGCGGAAAGGGGATCCGTGgaggggccccgggcagccccggCGGCTCTCGCAGGGCAGCCTGGAGGACAAGCCACGGCCCGAGGCAGAGCGCAGGAAGGCCAAGGTGCCGCCGCCAGTGCCCAAGAAGCCCAGCGTGCTCTACCTGCCGCTCACCCCGGCCCCGGTGCAGCAGGCGGGGGGTGTGGGGGACCCGGcgcccacccccagccccatcatCACGCTGgatgcagagcccagctgctgccaacCTGACGCTGATGGCCCAACACCCACTGAGGTCCCAGGCACAGCACAAGCTGGCGAGACCCCCTCGGAGCAAG GCAGCTCGTCTGAGGCTGGCACAGAGGAGAAGAGCTTTGCCAGCGACAAGACGGCCGACTCCATCGCTGAGGAAGACGACGATGTCTTCATGGCATCCCGTACCACAGAGGATCTCTTCACCGTCATTCACAG GTCCAAGAGGAAGGTTCTGGGGCGGAAGGAGCCTGGCGACAGCTTTGGCAACCGACCCAATTCCCACTCTCCTGTGAAGACGTCGGGCTCACCGACCGGCGAgtcccctgcagcagcagtgagcaccGGGAAGTCCTCCAGCAGGAATGAAGATTTTAAGGCTCTGCTCCAGAAGAAGAGCAGTAAAACCAGCAGCGGTACCCGGCCGTCTGCAGCTGAACTGCTCAAGACCACAAACCCACTGGCTCGGAGGGTCATGATGGAGTTTGCCCCTGAGCTAGATGGTGCAAACAGCCAGCCCTAA
- the NHSL2 gene encoding NHS-like protein 2 isoform X9 produces the protein MAKVEWLLAPWQRAATSNLDLESKKAAPTKLSWQQPVNVFLAAGRPPGMEQLHQEAQLNLQSLLQEEYEEQYAESRVTGQTFRAAGHPSPSTPTEPSPRPPPSKRLEFVLMPPSRRADEEESSSASTLGVRPPDTSLSLPTTPDKQTAWPRAFPLPTVEEKQWHQSCSVQTNVVPINVSGSTNGPAHTTHPPIAESLSCSFEATAGRKPSQQTSPHQPPSAPLRKTFSDLGGTLQARCCPPPSPMDNVAAPGTCNGPQGSSFPPAWGANSFGYTTPPSPAAGQEVSPGSSAMGSPTGTERAASFFIAQEERAGSAGPGSFTTATPESPPGSGGIRRCDGQEARVNFSPTNKEPEPAPEPSRLGVERGGCRFRERSLSVPTDSGSLCSVDIAYAEARRGSTNCALGYPSAGSEGSTSTDNVSLGPEPDGQRRRRSKSISLKKAKKKPSPPTRSVSLIKDGQDSPAALGLPHDQRPKSLCIPLDPAGHRVVHADPQGREPDSPAAPHQWYLADWKSGEPYRSLSGSSTATGTTAIECVKARGSSESLMSPSISRATTPSQLSAEADLKTSSPGRPTGLMSPSSGYSSQSETPTPTVPTSAILGHSPHQVRVRPLVPERKSSLPPTSPMERSPKSRLSFELPLTPPAHLDLSGLKISLKGKTKVSRHHSDSTFGTKLVQKTSPIQPIMPVVTQSDLRSVRLRSVSRSEPEDNTDGPEHAEELPRVPCPGPERRVKPPVAEKPPLAKRPPCILPKPVALREEGPLSPTSPPSIATKDSLVLRKGDPWRGPGQPRRLSQGSLEDKPRPEAERRKAKVPPPVPKKPSVLYLPLTPAPVQQAGGVGDPAPTPSPIITLDAEPSCCQPDADGPTPTEVPGTAQAGETPSEQGSSSEAGTEEKSFASDKTADSIAEEDDDVFMASRTTEDLFTVIHRSKRKVLGRKEPGDSFGNRPNSHSPVKTSGSPTGESPAAAVSTGKSSSRNEDFKALLQKKSSKTSSGTRPSAAELLKTTNPLARRVMMEFAPELDGANSQP, from the exons CCACCTCTAACCTGGACTTGGAGAGCAAGAAAGCCGCCCCCACCAAGCTGTCATGGCAGCAGCCAGTGAACGTCTTCCTGGCTGCCGGCCGCCCGCCCGGCATGGAGCAACTGCACCAGGAGGCTCAGCTCAAcctgcagagcctgctgcaAG AGGAGTATGAGGAGCAGTATGCTGAGAGCAGAGTGACTGGGCAGACCTTCCGTGCCGCCGGCCACCCATCCCCCAGCACCCCCACGGAGCCCTCGCCCCGGCCCCCGCCCTCCAAGCGCCTCGAGTTTGTGCTTATG CCCCCGAGCCGGCGAGCCGatgaggaggagagcagcagtgccagcacgcTGGGCGTGAGACCACCCGACACCTCCCTGAGCCTCCCCACCACCCCCGACAAGCAGACAGCCTGGCCCAGGGCCTTCCCCCTGCCCACCGTGGAGGAGAAGCAGTGGCACcagtcctgctctgtgcagaccAACGTGGTCCCCATCAATGTCTCGG GCAGCACCAACGGCCCCGCGCACACCACACACCCACCCATCGCTGAGTCCCTGTCCTGCAGCTTTGAGGCCACGGCTGGGAGGAAGCCCTCCCAGCAGACCAGCCCCCACCAGCCgccctctgccccactgaggAAGACCTTCAGTGACCTCGGGGGCACGCTGCAGGCACGCTGCTGCCCACCGCCATCCCCCATGGACAACGTGGCCGCCCCCGGCACCTGCAACGGACCGCAGGGATCCTCTTTTCCCCCAGCCTGGGGTGCCAACTCCTTCGGATACAccaccccccccagccctgctgccggCCAGGAGGTCTCACCGGGCAGCTCCGCCATGGGCTCACCCACCGGCACCGAGCGGGCCGCCTCCTTCTTCATCGCTCAGGAGGAGCGTGCGGGGAGCGCTGGGCCCGGCTCCTTCACCACCGCGACGCCTGAGTCTCCTCCTGGCTCTGGGGGCATCCGGAGGTGTGATGGCCAAGAAGCCAGGGTGAACTTTTCACCCACAAACAAAGAGCCGGAGCCGGCACCGGAGCCATCGCGCCTGGGGGTGGAGCGGGGAGGGTGCCGCTTCCGCGAGCGCTCGCTGTCGGTGCCCACCGACTCGGGGTCCCTCTGCTCCGTGGACATTGCCTACGCCGAAGCCCGGCGGGGCAGCACCAACTGTGCCCTGGGCTACCCCAGCGCCGGCTCCGagggcagcaccagcactgaTAACGTCTCGCTGGGGCCGGAGCCGGAcgggcagcggcggcggcgctccAAGAGCATCTCCCTCAAGAAGGCCAAGAAGAAGCCCTCGCCGCCCACCCGCAGTGTGTCGCTGATCAAGGACGGGCAGGACAGCCCggctgccctggggctgccccatgaTCAGAGACCCAAGAGCCTGTGCATCCCGCTGGACCCTGCTGGGCACCGGGTGGTGCACGCAGACCCCCAGGGCAGAGAGCCCGACAGCccggctgccccccaccagtgGTACCTGGCAGACTGGAAGAGTGGTGAGCCCTACCGGTCCCTCTCCGGCTCCAGCACGGCCACGGGGACTACGGCCATCGAGTGCGTGAAGGCACGGGGCAGCTCGGAGTCCCTCATGTCCCCCTCTATCTCCAGGGCCACAACGccctcccagctctcagcagagGCTGACCTCAAAACCTCCTCCCCGGGCAGGCCCACCGGGCTGATGTCCCCATCCAGCGGGTACTCCAGCCAGTCGGAGACCCCCACACCCACCGTCCCCACCTCGGCCATCCTCGGGCACTCACCACACCAGGTGCGGGTGAGGCCGCTGGTTCCCGAGAGGAAGTCCTCGCtgccccccacgtcccccatgGAGCGGAGCCCCAAGTCCAGGCTGTCCTTCGAGCTGCCGCTCACACCGCCCGCCCACCTCGACCTCTCGGGGCTGAAGATCTCCCTGAAGGGGAAGACGAAGGTCAGCCGGCACCACTCCGACTCCACCTTCGGCACCAAGCTGGTCCAGAAGACCAGTCCCATCCAGCCCATCATGCCCGTGGTCACCCAGTCAGACCTGCGCTCTGTCCGTCTGCGCTCCGTCAGCCGCTCCGAGCCGGAGGACAACACTGACGGCCCAGAGCACGCCGAGGAACTGCCACGTGTTCCCTGCCCGGGGCCGGAGAGGAGAGTGAAGCCGCCGGTAGCAGAGAAGCCACCATTGGCCAAGCGGCCCCCGTGCATCCTGCCCAAGCCCGTGGCCCTGCGGGAGGAGGGCCCCCTGTCCCCCACATCCCCGCCGAGCATCGCCACCAAGGACAGCTTGGTGCTGCGGAAAGGGGATCCGTGgaggggccccgggcagccccggCGGCTCTCGCAGGGCAGCCTGGAGGACAAGCCACGGCCCGAGGCAGAGCGCAGGAAGGCCAAGGTGCCGCCGCCAGTGCCCAAGAAGCCCAGCGTGCTCTACCTGCCGCTCACCCCGGCCCCGGTGCAGCAGGCGGGGGGTGTGGGGGACCCGGcgcccacccccagccccatcatCACGCTGgatgcagagcccagctgctgccaacCTGACGCTGATGGCCCAACACCCACTGAGGTCCCAGGCACAGCACAAGCTGGCGAGACCCCCTCGGAGCAAG GCAGCTCGTCTGAGGCTGGCACAGAGGAGAAGAGCTTTGCCAGCGACAAGACGGCCGACTCCATCGCTGAGGAAGACGACGATGTCTTCATGGCATCCCGTACCACAGAGGATCTCTTCACCGTCATTCACAG GTCCAAGAGGAAGGTTCTGGGGCGGAAGGAGCCTGGCGACAGCTTTGGCAACCGACCCAATTCCCACTCTCCTGTGAAGACGTCGGGCTCACCGACCGGCGAgtcccctgcagcagcagtgagcaccGGGAAGTCCTCCAGCAGGAATGAAGATTTTAAGGCTCTGCTCCAGAAGAAGAGCAGTAAAACCAGCAGCGGTACCCGGCCGTCTGCAGCTGAACTGCTCAAGACCACAAACCCACTGGCTCGGAGGGTCATGATGGAGTTTGCCCCTGAGCTAGATGGTGCAAACAGCCAGCCCTAA